The Falco cherrug isolate bFalChe1 chromosome 6, bFalChe1.pri, whole genome shotgun sequence genome window below encodes:
- the NHSL1 gene encoding NHS-like protein 1 isoform X10 encodes MKKECVSRSFKLKQNPGSLSRAVSWINFSSLSRQTKRLFRSDGELSSMCVQQVDEDDENWTYRSQQRKAVSNLDEESRWTVHYTAPWHQQENVFLPSSRPPCVEDLHRQAKLNLKSVLRECDKLRRDGYRSSQYYSQGPTFSSSSSAICGSYQDDYEEIEQKCPVSSPEEEKLITIKRPKTPVSNELSDINTQTNWTKSLPLPTPEEKMRQQAQAVQTDVVPINVTAVGTGQSDFRGHSMYVPDQCSTLGRLDSYRSAMQRSETKDTSCQTEEVKVVPPSMRRIRAQKGQGIAAQMSQFSSSSGNMSVMSDSAAVIFASRQNSDIGFHSLPRAGARVSLQSLEQTQSISRQTEDVAGSLPHQISKLQVDDSVVHLRNNPTTGTLSRPKSQEVRSYDSEKSASPACVVSPHATYSTSIIPNATLSSSSEVIVIHAAQSVGSLDSKITSSAAYPKPRDNPVASSAVSGKEDHHSSSGNWSESSSTRHSQTSDTIPSNTVMMLSLGDSAVCLSTPGNAEAGSQSVSYSCRNNLALPNPSQDSDGRSESSCSGERAQAAVNSTEHWLFKSTEDGETSSRKVVCTTPGCATPGSNLSSSSLERTSVRDDSTSLYSVDHDGYYSSMHMDSGLKSDMPCNSANGFGNPRDGVVNVFEGKEKKRQDDQSGQGDKSLVRNISLKKAKKPPLPPSRTDSLRRMPKKKAQSNGQILDETLIATLQHSLQLNLKCKNGSSPSQSPCSDYEDPWVLRSRSQSSVSASSSMMSTTAANLYSICTVTPSQSETSSIKSEYADQWGYYSDYAAVADDQVKSSVAHSASTSSALSDYSISHSSDGSRASVPQVPSGLAKPKSTSPEKSHRVTSPSSGYSSQSNTPTALTPVPVLLKSASSGNGKSKLKPKVPERKSSLLSSVSMSSSSTSLSSNTSTEGTVSVKKLDPALSSPPDSSAPPPPPPLPTPPPHCPELSPPPPPPPPAAEVMDLSPLPASPTFPPPPPEADVSSSFAQTVPWLPQEASISLFSYPVPPPSTFPLAVPPPAPPLDPKLTKGATMYPQYSFKKGSQEDSCYSPVKQPLNKQDASRPVMPLVTTKALQMVQLRSVKKATEGEPSPESASETTSQEKGTVNSSSQSSLKPSLSLRLSSSLGEEEMKTQGTSFKSSVQTLARGSPLILSGYVPVLDSDQQPASAVGLNEPFEANAQGTATEDTPESSVQSEDLHSGMSLQGSPASPDKTQVILPSKKPPPISKKPKLFLVVPPPQLDLTVEKTAEASDTVRSTSSPTKRDAVLAHCEEARNCLTDGLSSSEMDSGSLVPEGGAAGFTFSETVGANAFVVQPAASPVQEEPRQEEQSAFDEGSSSGSSQDSGSNTEGHLSQESESVEVFESDTANSSFLLSNSYGEETDGVATPARPRTTEDLFAAIHRSKRKVLGRKDSEDDRTRNHSPSPPVTPTGASPTLAALRQAGSIQRSVRKSSTSNDNFKALLLKKGSRCDTSSRMSAAEMLKNTDPRFHRAKTDASPDLSDSPASCSPSKSKRAQEEWAKSEGLMPRSMSFSGTRYGRSRTPPSAASSKYNVRNRIQSSPMTVISEGDGEVVEQSEGRVRRALEEQQERQLDMFNSDEMDMNDFPYAEEAGCKETLDPTHLDLITQPGTSRKYLSPSAEES; translated from the exons AGTGTGACAAGCTGCGGCGGGATGGCTACCGGAGCTCGCAGTATTACTCTCAGGGCCCAACCTTCTCCTCATCTTCCAGCGCAATCTGTGGAAGTTACCAGGATGATTATGAAGAAATTGAACAGAAG TGTCCCGTCTCTTccccagaagaagaaaagcttatTACCATCAAAAGGCCTAAAACTCCAGTTTCAAATGAGTTATCAGATATCAACACCCAAACCAACTGGACTAAATCACTCCCACTGCCCACGCCTGAAGAGAAAATGCGACAACAAGCACAAGCAGTCCAAACGGATGTGGTTCCTATTAATGTGACTG CAGTTGGCACTGGCCAAAGTGATTTCCGAGGGCATTCGATGTATGTCCCAGATCAGTGTTCCACGCTAGGCAGACTAGACAGCTATCGCTCAGCTATGCAGCGCTCTGAAACCAAGGACACCAGCTGCCAAACAGAGGAAGTTAAAGTTGTGCCCCCTTCAATGAGAAGAATACGAGCGCAGAAAGGACAAGGAATTGCAGCCCAGATGTCTCAGTTCTCCAGCTCATCTGGAAATATGTCAGTGATGAGTGATTCTGCTGCAGTCATATTTGCTTCTCGCCAAAACAGCGATATAGGTTTTCACAGCTTGCCTCGGGCTGGTGCGAGAGTGTCTCTTCAGTCCCTAGAGCAGACACAGAGCATATCTAGGCAGACAGAAGACGTCGCTGGAAGTTTACCCCACCAGATAAGTAAATTGCAGGTGGATGATAGTGTTGTGCATTTGAGGAACAATCCTACAACAGGGACCCTGTCAAGGCCGAAGTCTCAGGAGGTGAGAAGCTATGATAGCGAAAAGTCTGCAAGCCCAGCATGTGTGGTCTCTCCTCATGCCACCTACTCCACGAGCATCATACCCAATGCAACACTGTCATCCTCCTCAGAAGTTATCGTGATTCATGCTGCCCAGAGTGTTGGATCCTTGGATAGTAAAAttaccagctctgctgcctaCCCAAAGCCGAGAGACAATCCTGTTGCCAGCAGTGCAGTAAGTGGGAAGGAAGATCACCATTCTTCCAGTGGTAACTGGAGTGAGAGTAGCTCCACACGTCACTCGCAGACTTCAGATACCATCCCATCTAACACTGTCATGATGCTTTCTCTCGGTGATTCTGCTGTCTGCCTTAGCACTCCTGGAAATGCAGAGGCTGGGTCTCAGAGCGTGAGCTACAGCTGTAGGAACAATCTTGCTTTACCGAACCCTTCCCAGGACAGCGATGGTAGGAGTGAATCTAGCTGTTCAGGGGAGCGAGCACAAGCAGCAGTGAACAGCACAGAGCATTGGCTGTTCAAGTCCACAGAAGACGGTGAGACTTCTTCACGCAAGGTGGTTTGTACCACACCAGGCTGTGCAACTCCGGGTAGcaacctgagcagcagcagcctggagaggaCTTCGGTCAGGGACGATTCTACCTCTCTGTATTCTGTGGACCACGATGGTTATTACAGTTCCATGCATATGGACTCCGGACTGAAGTCAGACATGCCATGCAATAGTGCTAATGGTTTTGGCAACCCCAGAGACGGCGTGGTAAATGTTtttgaaggaaaggagaagaaacgTCAGGATGATCAGTCAGGCCAAGGTGACAAATCCCTTGTGAGAAACATCTctctgaaaaaggcaaaaaagccgCCTTTGCCACCATCCAGAACAGACTCACTCAGAAGGATGCCTAAGAAAAAAGCCCAGTCCAATGGACAGATACTTGATGAAACCCTCATTGCCACCCTCCAGCATTCTCTGCAGTTGAATCTCAAGTGCAAAAATGGCAGCTCCCCTTCCCAGAGCCCCTGCAGTGATTATGAGGATCCCTGGGTGTTGCGTTCCCGCAGCCAAAGCTCGGTCAGCGCAAGCAGCAGCATGATGTCCACCACTGCTGCAAACCTGTACTCCATCTGCACAGTCACTCCCTCTCAGAGTGAAACAAGTAGCATCAAGTCGGAGTACGCTGACCAGTGGGGTTACTACAGTGACTATGCTGCAGTGGCAGATGACCAGGTGAAGTCCTCAGTAGCCCATTCTGCCAGTACGTCATCTGCTCTCAGCGATTACAGCATCAGCCACTCCAGCGATGGCTCAAGGGCTTCTGTGCCGCAAGTGCCCAGTGGACTGGCCAAACCAAAGAGCACCTCTCCGGAGAAATCCCACCGAGTCACATCGCCATCGAGTGGGTACTCCAGCCAGTCCAATACACCCACTGCGCTTACTCCAGTGCCTGTGCTTTTAAAGTCTGCATCATCAGGAAATGGGAAATCCAAGCTGAAGCCTAAAGTGCCTGAAAGGAAGTCCTCTCTTCTGTCTTCAGTCTCCATGTCTTCGTCCTCCACTTCCCTTTCTTCAAATACATCTACTGAAGGGACCGTGAGCGTGAAGAAATTGGACCCCGCCCTGAGCTCTCCTCCAGATTCTAGTgcacctcctccaccacctcctctTCCAACACCTCCCCCACATTGCCCCGAactttctcctccccctcccccccctcctcctgcagcagaagtCATGGATCTGTCACCATTGCCAGCCTCTCCCACAttcccccctcctccaccaGAAGCTGATGTAAGTTCTTCCTTTGCCCAGACTGTCCCATGGCTTCCGCAAGAAGCCTCCATCAGTTTGTTCTCTTACcctgttcctcctccttctACTTTCCCCTTAGCTGTCCCACCACCAGCTCCACCTCTTGATCCCAAACTAACAAAAGGTGCAACAATGTACCCACAGTATTCTTTTAAGAAAGGCAGCCAGGAGGATTCTTGCTACAGTCCAGTGAAACAGCCACTCAACAAGCAAGACGCATCCAGACCTGTGATGCCCTTAGTAACTACCAAAGCGTTGCAAATGGTGCAGCTGAGGTCTgtgaaaaaagcaacagaaggtGAACCATCACCTGAATCTGCTTCTGAAACCACCTCTCAGGAAAAGGGTACTGTAAATTCGTCATCGCAGTCTTCCCTAAAGCCATCTCTCTCACTCAGACTCAGTAGCAGCTTAGGCgaagaggaaatgaaaactcAAGGCACTTCATTTAAAAGCTCAGTTCAGACACTGGCTCGGGGTTCTCCTCTCATTCTCTCTGGTTATGTACCTGTGCTTGACAGCGATCAACAGCCTGCGAGTGCAGTGGGTCTAAACGAGCCTTTCGAAGCCAACGCACAGGGGACAGCTACTGAAGACACACCTGAGTCTTCAGTGCAGAGTGAAGACCTCCATTCTGGCATGTCGCTTCAGGGGTCACCAGCATCTCCCGACAAGACTCAGGTCATATTGCCCAGCAAGAAACCACCTCCTATTTCAAAGAAACCCAAACTGTTCCTTGTTGTACCACCTCCACAGTTAGATCTTACAGtggagaaaacagctgaagCGAGTGATACTGTCAGAAGCACATCAAGCCCAACTAAGAGAGACGCTGTGCTTGCACACTGCGAGGAGGCGAGAAATTGTCTTACAGATGGACTCAGTTCTAGCGAGATGGACTCTGGCAGCCTGGTTCCTgagggaggagctgctggatTCACCTTCTCTGAGACAGTGGGAGCTAATGCCTTTGTGGTACAGCCTGCTGCATCACCAGTTCAAGAAGAAcccaggcaggaggagcagtCTGCTTTTGATGAAGGAAGCAGTTCAGGCAGCAGCCAAGACAGTGGCAGTAACACTGAAGGGCATCTATCTCAAGAGAGCGAAAGTG TGGAGGTGTTTGAATCAGATACAGCGAACAGTTCCTTCCTGCTGAGCAATAGTTATGGGGAAGAGACGGACGGAGTGGCAACACCAGCAAGACCAAGGACTACTGAGGATCTTTTTGCAGCCATTCACAG ATCCAAAAGGAAAGTCCTTGGCCGTAAAGACTCTGAAGACGACCGTACCCGCAACCATTCTCCGTCGCCCCCCGTAACTCCCACTGGTGCTTCCCCAACCTTAGCTGCCCTCAGACAAGCCGGATCTATTCAGAGAAGCGTTCGcaagagcagcaccagcaatgACAACTTCAAAgccctgctgctgaagaaagggAGTCGCTGTGACACCAGTTCCCGCATGTCCGCAGCAGAGATGTTGAAGAACACGGACCCCCGGTTCCACCGGGCAAAGACGGATGCCTCCCCCGACCTTTCCgacagccctgccagctgctcacCCAGCAAGAGCAAACGGGCCCAGGAAGAGTGGGCCAAGAGCGAGGGCCTGATGCCAAGGAGCATGTCCTTCTCTGGCACTAGGTACGGCCGGTCACGAACACCCCCCTCGGCTGCCAGCAGCAAGTACAATGTCCGCAACCGCATCCAGAGCAGCCCCATGACTGTCATTAGTGAAGGAGACGGGGAAGTGGTGGAACAGTCAGAGGGCAGGGTCCGAAGGGCTTTGGAAGAGCAGCAAGAGAGGCAGCTCGATATGTTTAACAGTGATGAAATGGATATGAATGACTTTCCATATGCTGAGGAGGCAGGCTGCAAGGAGACCTTGGATCCAACCCATCTAGACTTAATTACTCAGCCAGGTACTTCAAGGAAGTATCTAAGCCcttcagctgaagaaagctAA
- the NHSL1 gene encoding NHS-like protein 1 isoform X11 encodes MVVFINTKLKSLMKLFKRKTVSNLDEESRWTVHYTAPWHQQENVFLPSSRPPCVEDLHRQAKLNLKSVLRECDKLRRDGYRSSQYYSQGPTFSSSSSAICGSYQDDYEEIEQKCPVSSPEEEKLITIKRPKTPVSNELSDINTQTNWTKSLPLPTPEEKMRQQAQAVQTDVVPINVTGENFDRQASIRRSLIYTDTVVRRPKKVKRRKTITGIPDNIQKELAVGTGQSDFRGHSMYVPDQCSTLGRLDSYRSAMQRSETKDTSCQTEEVKVVPPSMRRIRAQKGQGIAAQMSQFSSSSGNMSVMSDSAAVIFASRQNSDIGFHSLPRAGARVSLQSLEQTQSISRQTEDVAGSLPHQISKLQVDDSVVHLRNNPTTGTLSRPKSQEVRSYDSEKSASPACVVSPHATYSTSIIPNATLSSSSEVIVIHAAQSVGSLDSKITSSAAYPKPRDNPVASSAVSGKEDHHSSSGNWSESSSTRHSQTSDTIPSNTVMMLSLGDSAVCLSTPGNAEAGSQSVSYSCRNNLALPNPSQDSDGRSESSCSGERAQAAVNSTEHWLFKSTEDGETSSRKVVCTTPGCATPGSNLSSSSLERTSVRDDSTSLYSVDHDGYYSSMHMDSGLKSDMPCNSANGFGNPRDGVVNVFEGKEKKRQDDQSGQGDKSLVRNISLKKAKKPPLPPSRTDSLRRMPKKKAQSNGQILDETLIATLQHSLQLNLKCKNGSSPSQSPCSDYEDPWVLRSRSQSSVSASSSMMSTTAANLYSICTVTPSQSETSSIKSEYADQWGYYSDYAAVADDQVKSSVAHSASTSSALSDYSISHSSDGSRASVPQVPSGLAKPKSTSPEKSHRVTSPSSGYSSQSNTPTALTPVPVLLKSASSGNGKSKLKPKVPERKSSLLSSVSMSSSSTSLSSNTSTEGTVSVKKLDPALSSPPDSSAPPPPPPLPTPPPHCPELSPPPPPPPPAAEVMDLSPLPASPTFPPPPPEADVSSSFAQTVPWLPQEASISLFSYPVPPPSTFPLAVPPPAPPLDPKLTKGATMYPQYSFKKGSQEDSCYSPVKQPLNKQDASRPVMPLVTTKALQMVQLRSVKKATEGEPSPESASETTSQEKGTVNSSSQSSLKPSLSLRLSSSLGEEEMKTQGTSFKSSVQTLARGSPLILSGYVPVLDSDQQPASAVGLNEPFEANAQGTATEDTPESSVQSEDLHSGMSLQGSPASPDKTQVILPSKKPPPISKKPKLFLVVPPPQLDLTVEKTAEASDTVRSTSSPTKRDAVLAHCEEARNCLTDGLSSSEMDSGSLVPEGGAAGFTFSETVGANAFVVQPAASPVQEEPRQEEQSAFDEGSSSGSSQDSGSNTEGHLSQESESVEVFESDTANSSFLLSNSYGEETDGVATPARPRTTEDLFAAIHRSKRKVLGRKDSEDDRTRNHSPSPPVTPTGASPTLAALRQAGSIQRSVRKSSTSNDNFKALLLKKGSRCDTSSRMSAAEMLKNTDPRFHRAKTDASPDLSDSPASCSPSKSKRAQEEWAKSEGLMPRSMSFSGTRYGRSRTPPSAASSKYNVRNRIQSSPMTVISEGDGEVVEQSEGRVRRALEEQQERQLDMFNSDEMDMNDFPYAEEAGCKETLDPTHLDLITQPGTSRKYLSPSAEES; translated from the exons AGTGTGACAAGCTGCGGCGGGATGGCTACCGGAGCTCGCAGTATTACTCTCAGGGCCCAACCTTCTCCTCATCTTCCAGCGCAATCTGTGGAAGTTACCAGGATGATTATGAAGAAATTGAACAGAAG TGTCCCGTCTCTTccccagaagaagaaaagcttatTACCATCAAAAGGCCTAAAACTCCAGTTTCAAATGAGTTATCAGATATCAACACCCAAACCAACTGGACTAAATCACTCCCACTGCCCACGCCTGAAGAGAAAATGCGACAACAAGCACAAGCAGTCCAAACGGATGTGGTTCCTATTAATGTGACTG GGGAGAATTTCGACCGCCAAGCCAGCATTCGGCGGTCTCTAATTTACACAGACACGGTGGTAAGACGGCCGAAGAAAGTCAAAAGGAGAAAGACTATTACAGGAATCCCTGACAACATACAAAAGGAGCTAG CAGTTGGCACTGGCCAAAGTGATTTCCGAGGGCATTCGATGTATGTCCCAGATCAGTGTTCCACGCTAGGCAGACTAGACAGCTATCGCTCAGCTATGCAGCGCTCTGAAACCAAGGACACCAGCTGCCAAACAGAGGAAGTTAAAGTTGTGCCCCCTTCAATGAGAAGAATACGAGCGCAGAAAGGACAAGGAATTGCAGCCCAGATGTCTCAGTTCTCCAGCTCATCTGGAAATATGTCAGTGATGAGTGATTCTGCTGCAGTCATATTTGCTTCTCGCCAAAACAGCGATATAGGTTTTCACAGCTTGCCTCGGGCTGGTGCGAGAGTGTCTCTTCAGTCCCTAGAGCAGACACAGAGCATATCTAGGCAGACAGAAGACGTCGCTGGAAGTTTACCCCACCAGATAAGTAAATTGCAGGTGGATGATAGTGTTGTGCATTTGAGGAACAATCCTACAACAGGGACCCTGTCAAGGCCGAAGTCTCAGGAGGTGAGAAGCTATGATAGCGAAAAGTCTGCAAGCCCAGCATGTGTGGTCTCTCCTCATGCCACCTACTCCACGAGCATCATACCCAATGCAACACTGTCATCCTCCTCAGAAGTTATCGTGATTCATGCTGCCCAGAGTGTTGGATCCTTGGATAGTAAAAttaccagctctgctgcctaCCCAAAGCCGAGAGACAATCCTGTTGCCAGCAGTGCAGTAAGTGGGAAGGAAGATCACCATTCTTCCAGTGGTAACTGGAGTGAGAGTAGCTCCACACGTCACTCGCAGACTTCAGATACCATCCCATCTAACACTGTCATGATGCTTTCTCTCGGTGATTCTGCTGTCTGCCTTAGCACTCCTGGAAATGCAGAGGCTGGGTCTCAGAGCGTGAGCTACAGCTGTAGGAACAATCTTGCTTTACCGAACCCTTCCCAGGACAGCGATGGTAGGAGTGAATCTAGCTGTTCAGGGGAGCGAGCACAAGCAGCAGTGAACAGCACAGAGCATTGGCTGTTCAAGTCCACAGAAGACGGTGAGACTTCTTCACGCAAGGTGGTTTGTACCACACCAGGCTGTGCAACTCCGGGTAGcaacctgagcagcagcagcctggagaggaCTTCGGTCAGGGACGATTCTACCTCTCTGTATTCTGTGGACCACGATGGTTATTACAGTTCCATGCATATGGACTCCGGACTGAAGTCAGACATGCCATGCAATAGTGCTAATGGTTTTGGCAACCCCAGAGACGGCGTGGTAAATGTTtttgaaggaaaggagaagaaacgTCAGGATGATCAGTCAGGCCAAGGTGACAAATCCCTTGTGAGAAACATCTctctgaaaaaggcaaaaaagccgCCTTTGCCACCATCCAGAACAGACTCACTCAGAAGGATGCCTAAGAAAAAAGCCCAGTCCAATGGACAGATACTTGATGAAACCCTCATTGCCACCCTCCAGCATTCTCTGCAGTTGAATCTCAAGTGCAAAAATGGCAGCTCCCCTTCCCAGAGCCCCTGCAGTGATTATGAGGATCCCTGGGTGTTGCGTTCCCGCAGCCAAAGCTCGGTCAGCGCAAGCAGCAGCATGATGTCCACCACTGCTGCAAACCTGTACTCCATCTGCACAGTCACTCCCTCTCAGAGTGAAACAAGTAGCATCAAGTCGGAGTACGCTGACCAGTGGGGTTACTACAGTGACTATGCTGCAGTGGCAGATGACCAGGTGAAGTCCTCAGTAGCCCATTCTGCCAGTACGTCATCTGCTCTCAGCGATTACAGCATCAGCCACTCCAGCGATGGCTCAAGGGCTTCTGTGCCGCAAGTGCCCAGTGGACTGGCCAAACCAAAGAGCACCTCTCCGGAGAAATCCCACCGAGTCACATCGCCATCGAGTGGGTACTCCAGCCAGTCCAATACACCCACTGCGCTTACTCCAGTGCCTGTGCTTTTAAAGTCTGCATCATCAGGAAATGGGAAATCCAAGCTGAAGCCTAAAGTGCCTGAAAGGAAGTCCTCTCTTCTGTCTTCAGTCTCCATGTCTTCGTCCTCCACTTCCCTTTCTTCAAATACATCTACTGAAGGGACCGTGAGCGTGAAGAAATTGGACCCCGCCCTGAGCTCTCCTCCAGATTCTAGTgcacctcctccaccacctcctctTCCAACACCTCCCCCACATTGCCCCGAactttctcctccccctcccccccctcctcctgcagcagaagtCATGGATCTGTCACCATTGCCAGCCTCTCCCACAttcccccctcctccaccaGAAGCTGATGTAAGTTCTTCCTTTGCCCAGACTGTCCCATGGCTTCCGCAAGAAGCCTCCATCAGTTTGTTCTCTTACcctgttcctcctccttctACTTTCCCCTTAGCTGTCCCACCACCAGCTCCACCTCTTGATCCCAAACTAACAAAAGGTGCAACAATGTACCCACAGTATTCTTTTAAGAAAGGCAGCCAGGAGGATTCTTGCTACAGTCCAGTGAAACAGCCACTCAACAAGCAAGACGCATCCAGACCTGTGATGCCCTTAGTAACTACCAAAGCGTTGCAAATGGTGCAGCTGAGGTCTgtgaaaaaagcaacagaaggtGAACCATCACCTGAATCTGCTTCTGAAACCACCTCTCAGGAAAAGGGTACTGTAAATTCGTCATCGCAGTCTTCCCTAAAGCCATCTCTCTCACTCAGACTCAGTAGCAGCTTAGGCgaagaggaaatgaaaactcAAGGCACTTCATTTAAAAGCTCAGTTCAGACACTGGCTCGGGGTTCTCCTCTCATTCTCTCTGGTTATGTACCTGTGCTTGACAGCGATCAACAGCCTGCGAGTGCAGTGGGTCTAAACGAGCCTTTCGAAGCCAACGCACAGGGGACAGCTACTGAAGACACACCTGAGTCTTCAGTGCAGAGTGAAGACCTCCATTCTGGCATGTCGCTTCAGGGGTCACCAGCATCTCCCGACAAGACTCAGGTCATATTGCCCAGCAAGAAACCACCTCCTATTTCAAAGAAACCCAAACTGTTCCTTGTTGTACCACCTCCACAGTTAGATCTTACAGtggagaaaacagctgaagCGAGTGATACTGTCAGAAGCACATCAAGCCCAACTAAGAGAGACGCTGTGCTTGCACACTGCGAGGAGGCGAGAAATTGTCTTACAGATGGACTCAGTTCTAGCGAGATGGACTCTGGCAGCCTGGTTCCTgagggaggagctgctggatTCACCTTCTCTGAGACAGTGGGAGCTAATGCCTTTGTGGTACAGCCTGCTGCATCACCAGTTCAAGAAGAAcccaggcaggaggagcagtCTGCTTTTGATGAAGGAAGCAGTTCAGGCAGCAGCCAAGACAGTGGCAGTAACACTGAAGGGCATCTATCTCAAGAGAGCGAAAGTG TGGAGGTGTTTGAATCAGATACAGCGAACAGTTCCTTCCTGCTGAGCAATAGTTATGGGGAAGAGACGGACGGAGTGGCAACACCAGCAAGACCAAGGACTACTGAGGATCTTTTTGCAGCCATTCACAG ATCCAAAAGGAAAGTCCTTGGCCGTAAAGACTCTGAAGACGACCGTACCCGCAACCATTCTCCGTCGCCCCCCGTAACTCCCACTGGTGCTTCCCCAACCTTAGCTGCCCTCAGACAAGCCGGATCTATTCAGAGAAGCGTTCGcaagagcagcaccagcaatgACAACTTCAAAgccctgctgctgaagaaagggAGTCGCTGTGACACCAGTTCCCGCATGTCCGCAGCAGAGATGTTGAAGAACACGGACCCCCGGTTCCACCGGGCAAAGACGGATGCCTCCCCCGACCTTTCCgacagccctgccagctgctcacCCAGCAAGAGCAAACGGGCCCAGGAAGAGTGGGCCAAGAGCGAGGGCCTGATGCCAAGGAGCATGTCCTTCTCTGGCACTAGGTACGGCCGGTCACGAACACCCCCCTCGGCTGCCAGCAGCAAGTACAATGTCCGCAACCGCATCCAGAGCAGCCCCATGACTGTCATTAGTGAAGGAGACGGGGAAGTGGTGGAACAGTCAGAGGGCAGGGTCCGAAGGGCTTTGGAAGAGCAGCAAGAGAGGCAGCTCGATATGTTTAACAGTGATGAAATGGATATGAATGACTTTCCATATGCTGAGGAGGCAGGCTGCAAGGAGACCTTGGATCCAACCCATCTAGACTTAATTACTCAGCCAGGTACTTCAAGGAAGTATCTAAGCCcttcagctgaagaaagctAA